One part of the Scatophagus argus isolate fScaArg1 chromosome 12, fScaArg1.pri, whole genome shotgun sequence genome encodes these proteins:
- the sept6 gene encoding septin-6 isoform X2 produces MASTEIARQAGEGARSVPLAGHVGFDSMPDQLVNKSVNHGFCFNILCVGETGLGKSTLMDTLFNTKFEGEPTQHNQPGVTLKSNTYELQESNVRLKLTVVNTVGFGDQINKEDSYKSIVEFIDAQFEAYLQEELKIKRTLHSYHDTRIHACLYFIAPTGHSLKSLDLVTMKKLDSKVNIIPIIAKSDAISKSELAKFKIKITSELVSNGVQIYQFPTDDESVAEINSTMNSHLPFAVVGSTEEVKIGNKMVKARQYPWGTVQVENENHCDFVKLREMLIRVNMEDLREQTHTRHYELYRRCKLEEMGFKDTDPDSKPFSLQETYEAKRNEFMGELQKKEEEMRQMFVQRVKEKEAELKEAEKELHEKFDRLKKLHQDEKKKLEEKKKSLDDELNMFKQKKTAAELLQNQAQQAGGSTTLKRDKERKNFF; encoded by the exons ATGGCGTCAACCGAGATAGCGAGGCAAGCG GGTGAAGGCGCTCGCTCTGTTCCTCTGGCAGGCCATGTTGGCTTTGACAGCATGCCGGACCAGCTGGTCAACAAGTCCGTCAACCACGGATTCTGCTTTAACATCCTGTGTGTTG gtGAGACGGGCCTGGGGAAGTCCACCCTGATGGACACGTTGTTCAACACCAAGTTCGAGGGTGAACCCACCCAGCACAACCAGCCAGGAGTCACTCTCAAGTCCAACACCTATGAACTGCAGGAGAGTAACGTGCGCCTCAAACTCACTGTCGTCAACACCGTGGGCTTCGGGGACCAGATCAACAAGGAAGACAG CTACAAGTCTATTGTGGAGTTCATTGACGCGCAGTTTGAAGCATATCTACAGGAGGAGCTGAAAATCAAGCGCACGCTACACAGCTACCACGACACCCGCATCCACGCGTGCCTGTACTTTATCGCTCCCACGGGACACTCGCTCAAATCTCTGGACTTGGTGACCATGAAGAAACTCGATAGTAAG GTCAATATTATCCCAATCATTGCCAAGTCGGACGCCATCTCCAAGAGTGAGTTGGCCAAGTTCAAAATCAAGATCACCAGTGAGTTGGTCAGCAACGGAGTGCAGATCTACCAGTTCCCTACTGATGATGAATCTGTGGCAGAGATCAACTCCACCATGAAT AGCCATTTGCCATTTGCCGTGGTGGGGAGTACAGAGGAAGTGAAGATTGGGAACAAGATGGTGAAGGCCCGGCAGTACCCCTGGGGGACTGTGCAGG tggAAAATGAGAATCACTGTGACTTCGTCAAACTGCGAGAAATGTTGATCAGAGTGAACATGGAGGACCTGCGAGAGCAGACTCACACACGTCATTATGAGCTCTACCGCCGCTGCAAACTGGAGGAGATGGGCTTTAAGGACACAGACCCTGACAGCAAGCCCTTCAG TCTTCAGGAAACGTATGAAGCTAAGAGGAACGAGTTCATGGGTGAGCtgcagaagaaagaagaagaaatgaggcAAATGTTCGTCCAGAGAGTCAAAGAGAAGGAGGCTGAGCTCAAAGAAGCTGAGAAAGAG CTGCATGAGAAGTTTGACCGTCTGAAGAAACTCCACCAGgatgagaaaaagaaactggaggagaagaagaagtccCTGGACGACGAGCTCAAcatgttcaaacagaaaaagactgcTGCAGAACTCTTGCAGAACCAAGCCCAGCAGGCAGGGGGCTCCACCACACTCAagagggacaaagagaggaaaaa CTTCTTTTAA
- the sept6 gene encoding septin-6 isoform X1, producing MASTEIARQAGEGARSVPLAGHVGFDSMPDQLVNKSVNHGFCFNILCVGETGLGKSTLMDTLFNTKFEGEPTQHNQPGVTLKSNTYELQESNVRLKLTVVNTVGFGDQINKEDSYKSIVEFIDAQFEAYLQEELKIKRTLHSYHDTRIHACLYFIAPTGHSLKSLDLVTMKKLDSKVNIIPIIAKSDAISKSELAKFKIKITSELVSNGVQIYQFPTDDESVAEINSTMNSHLPFAVVGSTEEVKIGNKMVKARQYPWGTVQVENENHCDFVKLREMLIRVNMEDLREQTHTRHYELYRRCKLEEMGFKDTDPDSKPFSLQETYEAKRNEFMGELQKKEEEMRQMFVQRVKEKEAELKEAEKELHEKFDRLKKLHQDEKKKLEEKKKSLDDELNMFKQKKTAAELLQNQAQQAGGSTTLKRDKERKNNPWLCTE from the exons ATGGCGTCAACCGAGATAGCGAGGCAAGCG GGTGAAGGCGCTCGCTCTGTTCCTCTGGCAGGCCATGTTGGCTTTGACAGCATGCCGGACCAGCTGGTCAACAAGTCCGTCAACCACGGATTCTGCTTTAACATCCTGTGTGTTG gtGAGACGGGCCTGGGGAAGTCCACCCTGATGGACACGTTGTTCAACACCAAGTTCGAGGGTGAACCCACCCAGCACAACCAGCCAGGAGTCACTCTCAAGTCCAACACCTATGAACTGCAGGAGAGTAACGTGCGCCTCAAACTCACTGTCGTCAACACCGTGGGCTTCGGGGACCAGATCAACAAGGAAGACAG CTACAAGTCTATTGTGGAGTTCATTGACGCGCAGTTTGAAGCATATCTACAGGAGGAGCTGAAAATCAAGCGCACGCTACACAGCTACCACGACACCCGCATCCACGCGTGCCTGTACTTTATCGCTCCCACGGGACACTCGCTCAAATCTCTGGACTTGGTGACCATGAAGAAACTCGATAGTAAG GTCAATATTATCCCAATCATTGCCAAGTCGGACGCCATCTCCAAGAGTGAGTTGGCCAAGTTCAAAATCAAGATCACCAGTGAGTTGGTCAGCAACGGAGTGCAGATCTACCAGTTCCCTACTGATGATGAATCTGTGGCAGAGATCAACTCCACCATGAAT AGCCATTTGCCATTTGCCGTGGTGGGGAGTACAGAGGAAGTGAAGATTGGGAACAAGATGGTGAAGGCCCGGCAGTACCCCTGGGGGACTGTGCAGG tggAAAATGAGAATCACTGTGACTTCGTCAAACTGCGAGAAATGTTGATCAGAGTGAACATGGAGGACCTGCGAGAGCAGACTCACACACGTCATTATGAGCTCTACCGCCGCTGCAAACTGGAGGAGATGGGCTTTAAGGACACAGACCCTGACAGCAAGCCCTTCAG TCTTCAGGAAACGTATGAAGCTAAGAGGAACGAGTTCATGGGTGAGCtgcagaagaaagaagaagaaatgaggcAAATGTTCGTCCAGAGAGTCAAAGAGAAGGAGGCTGAGCTCAAAGAAGCTGAGAAAGAG CTGCATGAGAAGTTTGACCGTCTGAAGAAACTCCACCAGgatgagaaaaagaaactggaggagaagaagaagtccCTGGACGACGAGCTCAAcatgttcaaacagaaaaagactgcTGCAGAACTCTTGCAGAACCAAGCCCAGCAGGCAGGGGGCTCCACCACACTCAagagggacaaagagaggaaaaa TAATCCCTGGCTCTGCACTGAGTAG
- the sept6 gene encoding septin-6 isoform X3: MASTEIARQAGEGARSVPLAGHVGFDSMPDQLVNKSVNHGFCFNILCVGETGLGKSTLMDTLFNTKFEGEPTQHNQPGVTLKSNTYELQESNVRLKLTVVNTVGFGDQINKEDSYKSIVEFIDAQFEAYLQEELKIKRTLHSYHDTRIHACLYFIAPTGHSLKSLDLVTMKKLDSKVNIIPIIAKSDAISKSELAKFKIKITSELVSNGVQIYQFPTDDESVAEINSTMNSHLPFAVVGSTEEVKIGNKMVKARQYPWGTVQVENENHCDFVKLREMLIRVNMEDLREQTHTRHYELYRRCKLEEMGFKDTDPDSKPFSLQETYEAKRNEFMGELQKKEEEMRQMFVQRVKEKEAELKEAEKELHEKFDRLKKLHQDEKKKLEEKKKSLDDELNMFKQKKTAAELLQNQAQQAGGSTTLKRDKERKN, encoded by the exons ATGGCGTCAACCGAGATAGCGAGGCAAGCG GGTGAAGGCGCTCGCTCTGTTCCTCTGGCAGGCCATGTTGGCTTTGACAGCATGCCGGACCAGCTGGTCAACAAGTCCGTCAACCACGGATTCTGCTTTAACATCCTGTGTGTTG gtGAGACGGGCCTGGGGAAGTCCACCCTGATGGACACGTTGTTCAACACCAAGTTCGAGGGTGAACCCACCCAGCACAACCAGCCAGGAGTCACTCTCAAGTCCAACACCTATGAACTGCAGGAGAGTAACGTGCGCCTCAAACTCACTGTCGTCAACACCGTGGGCTTCGGGGACCAGATCAACAAGGAAGACAG CTACAAGTCTATTGTGGAGTTCATTGACGCGCAGTTTGAAGCATATCTACAGGAGGAGCTGAAAATCAAGCGCACGCTACACAGCTACCACGACACCCGCATCCACGCGTGCCTGTACTTTATCGCTCCCACGGGACACTCGCTCAAATCTCTGGACTTGGTGACCATGAAGAAACTCGATAGTAAG GTCAATATTATCCCAATCATTGCCAAGTCGGACGCCATCTCCAAGAGTGAGTTGGCCAAGTTCAAAATCAAGATCACCAGTGAGTTGGTCAGCAACGGAGTGCAGATCTACCAGTTCCCTACTGATGATGAATCTGTGGCAGAGATCAACTCCACCATGAAT AGCCATTTGCCATTTGCCGTGGTGGGGAGTACAGAGGAAGTGAAGATTGGGAACAAGATGGTGAAGGCCCGGCAGTACCCCTGGGGGACTGTGCAGG tggAAAATGAGAATCACTGTGACTTCGTCAAACTGCGAGAAATGTTGATCAGAGTGAACATGGAGGACCTGCGAGAGCAGACTCACACACGTCATTATGAGCTCTACCGCCGCTGCAAACTGGAGGAGATGGGCTTTAAGGACACAGACCCTGACAGCAAGCCCTTCAG TCTTCAGGAAACGTATGAAGCTAAGAGGAACGAGTTCATGGGTGAGCtgcagaagaaagaagaagaaatgaggcAAATGTTCGTCCAGAGAGTCAAAGAGAAGGAGGCTGAGCTCAAAGAAGCTGAGAAAGAG CTGCATGAGAAGTTTGACCGTCTGAAGAAACTCCACCAGgatgagaaaaagaaactggaggagaagaagaagtccCTGGACGACGAGCTCAAcatgttcaaacagaaaaagactgcTGCAGAACTCTTGCAGAACCAAGCCCAGCAGGCAGGGGGCTCCACCACACTCAagagggacaaagagaggaaaaa TTAA
- the sept6 gene encoding septin-6 isoform X4, whose amino-acid sequence MASTEIARQAGEGARSVPLAGHVGFDSMPDQLVNKSVNHGFCFNILCVGETGLGKSTLMDTLFNTKFEGEPTQHNQPGVTLKSNTYELQESNVRLKLTVVNTVGFGDQINKEDSYKSIVEFIDAQFEAYLQEELKIKRTLHSYHDTRIHACLYFIAPTGHSLKSLDLVTMKKLDSKVNIIPIIAKSDAISKSELAKFKIKITSELVSNGVQIYQFPTDDESVAEINSTMNSHLPFAVVGSTEEVKIGNKMVKARQYPWGTVQVENENHCDFVKLREMLIRVNMEDLREQTHTRHYELYRRCKLEEMGFKDTDPDSKPFSLQETYEAKRNEFMGELQKKEEEMRQMFVQRVKEKEAELKEAEKELHEKFDRLKKLHQDEKKKLEEKKKSLDDELNMFKQKKTAAELLQNQAQQAGGSTTLKRDKERKN is encoded by the exons ATGGCGTCAACCGAGATAGCGAGGCAAGCG GGTGAAGGCGCTCGCTCTGTTCCTCTGGCAGGCCATGTTGGCTTTGACAGCATGCCGGACCAGCTGGTCAACAAGTCCGTCAACCACGGATTCTGCTTTAACATCCTGTGTGTTG gtGAGACGGGCCTGGGGAAGTCCACCCTGATGGACACGTTGTTCAACACCAAGTTCGAGGGTGAACCCACCCAGCACAACCAGCCAGGAGTCACTCTCAAGTCCAACACCTATGAACTGCAGGAGAGTAACGTGCGCCTCAAACTCACTGTCGTCAACACCGTGGGCTTCGGGGACCAGATCAACAAGGAAGACAG CTACAAGTCTATTGTGGAGTTCATTGACGCGCAGTTTGAAGCATATCTACAGGAGGAGCTGAAAATCAAGCGCACGCTACACAGCTACCACGACACCCGCATCCACGCGTGCCTGTACTTTATCGCTCCCACGGGACACTCGCTCAAATCTCTGGACTTGGTGACCATGAAGAAACTCGATAGTAAG GTCAATATTATCCCAATCATTGCCAAGTCGGACGCCATCTCCAAGAGTGAGTTGGCCAAGTTCAAAATCAAGATCACCAGTGAGTTGGTCAGCAACGGAGTGCAGATCTACCAGTTCCCTACTGATGATGAATCTGTGGCAGAGATCAACTCCACCATGAAT AGCCATTTGCCATTTGCCGTGGTGGGGAGTACAGAGGAAGTGAAGATTGGGAACAAGATGGTGAAGGCCCGGCAGTACCCCTGGGGGACTGTGCAGG tggAAAATGAGAATCACTGTGACTTCGTCAAACTGCGAGAAATGTTGATCAGAGTGAACATGGAGGACCTGCGAGAGCAGACTCACACACGTCATTATGAGCTCTACCGCCGCTGCAAACTGGAGGAGATGGGCTTTAAGGACACAGACCCTGACAGCAAGCCCTTCAG TCTTCAGGAAACGTATGAAGCTAAGAGGAACGAGTTCATGGGTGAGCtgcagaagaaagaagaagaaatgaggcAAATGTTCGTCCAGAGAGTCAAAGAGAAGGAGGCTGAGCTCAAAGAAGCTGAGAAAGAG CTGCATGAGAAGTTTGACCGTCTGAAGAAACTCCACCAGgatgagaaaaagaaactggaggagaagaagaagtccCTGGACGACGAGCTCAAcatgttcaaacagaaaaagactgcTGCAGAACTCTTGCAGAACCAAGCCCAGCAGGCAGGGGGCTCCACCACACTCAagagggacaaagagaggaaaaa CTGA
- the pttg1 gene encoding securin isoform X2 translates to MANIIFAERENACLHPPTLKMRQRLQSAPEKLLKSPMTAKTFNTPLPSGRKAFGTVNKKISTPAVNPQEKQRLKPQETKVKHAPQTKPEQYPEIEKFIPYDPLEFEKYSVPEDLIPLSGFALPGLACFSQAPLQCEDDLDKFDPLPNLSPVKMPKYSVQPSTEVTWYG, encoded by the exons ATGGCCAACATAATCTTTGCAGAACGAGAAAATGCATGTCTCCATCCACCTACTCTGAAGATGCGACAACGGCTTCAGTCTGCTCCAG AGAAACTCTTGAAATCTCCTATGACTGCCAAAACCTTTAACACTCCTCTGCCATCTGGTCGTAAAGCTTTTGGTActgtcaacaaaaaaatctcaacCCCTGCTGTCAATCCACAAGAGAAGCAGCGCCTAAAGCCCCAG GAAACTAAAGTCAAACATGCTCCTCAGACCAAACCGGAGCAATATCCAGAAATTGAGAAGTTCATCCCTTATGACCCACTAG agtTTGAGAAGTACAGTGTACCTGAAGACTTGATTCCTCTCAGTGGCTTTGCTCTGCCTGGTCTGGCCTGTTTTTCACAAGCTCCACTTCAGTGTGAGGATGACCTGGATAAGTTTGATCCACTCCCAAACCTGTCACCTGTAAAGATGCCAAAATATTCAG TACAACCAAGCACTGAGGTGACTTGGTATGGATAA